The DNA region tagctaattctcttagattaagaaaaatagttactagtaataaatttgtaaaaaaaatgatttactttcctagatttacttttctctctccaagttaatacttctaaagtttatcatctctttcatattaaatatgagggtgaacttggaaaaaattatttaatgctttctagatattagaaagtgactaatattttgtaacaaatttttttcaaaaaatgtgacttataatagggaacggagggagtacatttCAGTACTCAATCTTGAATTTTCGTGAAGTCACATCATCGATTGTTTTCTCATGAAGCCACATGAAAAACTCTCATGTAAATAAAAATCAAAGTCATATGAATTACTTCTATTAATAGATATTCAATCAAAAGATATtgctaaattttttatttttaatcaacAAGAAAATTTATTCAaccaatttaaattattaattaattaaattaaataatttttaatttaatattttaatttcttcaATTAATTAACATTAAACAAATTGAAATATCTATATATGATCATTCAATTAAATCTCtatcaataaaattattttaaaaaattcaaagatGATGTAGAAttcttaatataattttatgtctcaaaaattaaaatactcaTGTATTGCACTTACTAATTtttaactatattttttttggtcaaataatTTCAATTATATGATATCATCATGAGCTGGTATTTAAATTTGTTCAGACTTGGGCCTTCTATGGTCTGGCCCATGATCAGTTGGGTTAGACACAGTCAGTGTTTTCGATTGACTCAATTGTCATAAAGCCAATATCTTCAATTGTCTtatgttattaattattaaGAGCCTATTTTTTGGAGAAAAATGTTATTGCTAAGATAGTATCATAAAGATCACTTTTTCAAACAATTGAGTTTTTTCATTAAGCATAAACAAATGAATCTTAAGTCTTGCGTAACCATAATTGCTGTAGGATTAGTCACTGGTTGAAGGACTATATGACCAATGAGCCCTCTAAAGAAGTCTTGTGAGATACAACAACTCTCCTTCTCATGTACCTTTCAAGTGTATATATGCCTATCACTTTCCACCAATTTCATCCGTAATTCAATTCAATGACGCTGCCAAATAGGTAAAGATAAAGATTAATGGGGAAAAGAAAACTGGTTAGcgcatttatttatttttcgtaTTGAAGTGGGGATAGTTTTCACGCATTTGCTTCTTCATGACTATATATCCACATTTATCTTTCAATGTCATTCTCAACTGTGATGACTCTGACCATCATATTCCAATGATTAATTTCTAACCACAACTGTATTTCTAATAGGATCTGACTTATATGCTAACAATATATCAAATAACCCACCTAAAAGACACATTCCACTCATAAGCAGCTGGCTGATTGAGTATTTTTTGGCATTTAGAACAAAatccaaagaaagaaaaaatatggaCACATTGGCTGGGGGAATATGGAAAAAAGCTCCACACTGCATAAATGTGTAATAGTTAAAATTAGAAAGTaagatatatataaaattaatcaattaaaaaataatatatgacCTAAAATCATAATGAACCTAAAAAGGTTATCATATTATATTGATTTCTAAGTTCTAACTAAGTTTTCCCTTTGATACCCTAAAATTTCACTAAGACAATAGGATAGAATATTTAATAGGATAAGTGTATCTATTCAATAAGAgcattaaatataatattagaaTAGGAAAGCATAAATGTATCTATAGTTAAATTAATGTCATCGACATAAAAACTAGATAAAACAAAAGTAGGtgaatatactttttttttaatttagtgtgtTTAGATTTAAGTTTGCAAAATAGTACTATTTGAGTTAATGTGAGTTTGCAAAATAAAATTTGAGCCAATGTAAGTTTGTTGTCGTGTGAGTTATGCTGCCAGTCTACCACGTAGGACTAACATTTACATTCCATTTTTATATATGTGACAGTAGAGCTGTCAATACGGGTCAGCCCGACCCATATGGGTCAGCccgtatgggttgggttgaaaacgggttgggttgtgtcaacCCGGGGCCTTAACGAGCCAGAAAAATATGAACCCAACCCGGCTCGCTACGAGCTCGCGGGTTGGCGGGCTGGCTCGCGGGTTgggtgaaaaaaaatataaaaaatagagaaattgaattagaaaatgtttaaaaaaaataatttcacaaAAATACTTAAAGAAATTGGTAACAACTCATAAGAAAGAGGTTTATCAACCCATTAATTTGTATGTCACATTTGAAATATAGTAAAGTAACTTTTTGTTTAcaaaatatagtaaaataatttAGTTGATAAGATTTaaaaacacaattattttactgtcacatttaaaataagataaataatagaataataataaataaaacacaaaaagttgactcaaatttaaaaaataaaaatttccatttttctatctaaaagtAATCTATAAAACTAACCTTAaattaaagacaaataaaataatttttttaataaaaaataactctaacccgacgggttggctcgCTTGACCCGCAGGTTGGCCCgtctaacccgcgggttaaacgagCCGGGTTACACTAATCCAAGTTCTTTTCGAGCTGGAACttaaccaacccaacccagctcatttagccaacccgtcgagctggctcgcgggttggaacccatattgacagctctatGTGACAGAAAACAATTGAGGGTCTATGTAAAGAATTTTTAGCTGACGGTGTACGGAAAAGAAAGGTTTGAGTTGGGTTGAGTTGAGTGTGTGTTTGCTTAAATTGGGTGACCTAGGTGAATATGTTTTACAACATTTTATGCAAAAGCACATTAGGGCCCAAACAGAAATCCAAATATGTTCTTAGTGTATGTTTGGGTTAAAGTTGAACCCTAGGCTGAAAACGTGAAAGCAAATGATCGAAGAGTTGACGTTCAATTTAGAGCAaagataaaaaaggaaaaaaacaaaaaaactgtgTTGTTGCCGGCTAAAAAGGTAGAAACACTATAATCATGTAGCTTGCTCACAATGAGAGCCTATAAAATGATATGAATGCTAAATTATGATACTTTTAGATTTTTGCTTGAACAAAATATTATTAGATtataagttgaaaaaaaaaagattgaggGATATTAAGAAGGGATAAAGTTAAATTAAAGATAGAGTATCCAATGAGTGTCGGTTGCAGTGgtaaaaaatgattatttaaaTTCTTAAGCTCGATTCCTAGGAAAAATATTTGACTCTCATCACACCCTAATCGGAATTGCGAtagaaatttataataataaaataattaaagaaatagtaaactaattttttaatcaaacaTGACTATATTctgataaaataatttaaattttaatctaATTGTACAAAATATTCAACTTACAATCAAGATACTTTTTTCTGTCTTTAAATCTTACATCTCTTGAGTTTCCCTTCTTAAAGATTTAAATAAAGAATAAATCTCGGAGTGAGAGAGGTAGCTCACTTGGTTAGCTAAGTATAGAAAATAGATGTTGGAGAtggaggtccagggttcgaaccctgaggatgaGCATTTCTAATTACTagtaacaactaaccactaacatttgtctatcaaaAATAAAGTACAAATCTCATCAAACTTTCATTATTTCAAATCATTTGAATATATTTTTACATTATTGATGTCTTTTATttcttgaaattcaaaataaaggCCAAAACAAATCTCATCATCACCGCGTTTATTTCAAGTTGTGATTTTATTTCTTAACTAACAAATGAGAATTAAGAATAAAAAAGATTTCATTTCAAGTTGTGATTTTATTTCAAGTATATAATATCTTGTtgtatgtaccaaaaaaaaaatatcttgttgtttttttattatCAAAAGTATATAATATCTAACATACTTCTTGATATGGAATATGGGCCGTGGATCCAGCCTAATAACAAGTCACTTGATTCGTCCTTGGAAACCTATaaaaacttgaccgatcttcgaaaCCTGAAATTAACTTCATTCCAAACTATTATACTTCTCTCACTTGTCTTGCAAGCTTTGATCTTCGTCAATTTTCTGTACATCGTATTCGTCAACTATGGTAAATAGTTCTAGTTATTTAAATAGAAAACTTAAAACCTGAATGATTAACTTGATAGTCTCTTCAATATCATGATTAGGGATGAAATTGAGTATCTGATCATAGTGGTTTTTGTTGCTTATGATTGATGAAGGGGTCATGTTCATGTGTTaactctttctttctctctattTTTGAAGGCTTTTCAGGATGGTAACTGGGGCTACGAGAATGATCAGCTCTTTGAACACCATTACCGTTGTTTTCCTGTGTCCAGCATTAACAAGGCATGAATCTTATCACTGTGTTTAACAATATCTACTTCTAATTTTAAGTGTAACAAAAAAGAGGTTCTTTAAGCAAGTGGGTTAGGGTAGAGATTCAACATTTTTTTCCTTAAGTAAATGATTGAGGGTTTAATTCTCAAGTCACGTGAATGATAAAAACTCATTGGACGGTCAACCCCTACAGCTTAGTGTTTTAACCTTAATGTGAAAGATTAGCAAGGCAAAACAAGATTAGGATTCTTTCATCTCacgaaattttatatttatctgTCTCTATATAAATATTTGTATGACCCCACTTATTTCATACATGTTAAGCGAGGGATTAGCAGAAAtttcaacatgataatgtaatgTAAAATTGACCCATCTTATTTATATATTGATTTCTTGAACCTTCATTCCAACCTCTAACTAGTTTTGAATTATGATATTTTGTAGGCAAATCTGGAAAACGGTGATAAAAGTATGTGTACCAACAGCTTACATTTTAGTCTTTGATGTGAAATTTTTGATAGCTTTTTATGCCTATGTAGTTTGCTAATGAAAATTCTTTTTCCCTCCAGTTATCATGCCCCCTTCTGCCTTATATCAACTTGGTAATAATTCTATATATTTGTCTAACTTCatcttttttattcttttttcccTCCTGCTAAATATGTAAATTCATGTGAAAACCTTCCAGTAAATTTGCACATGGAATACCCTATGTTATTTGAACTGAGGAATCCTTCTGCTGAAAAAGTCACTCACTGTGGGGTCCTAGAATTCACTGCTGATGAGGGAATGATATGCATACCAAACTGGGTATGACATTTTTCCTTCTGTTtatgtttctttcttttacttAGTGCTGGATACACGGTAGATTTTCACGATTGAAGGAGAACTGATTCCGGGAGAAGTGTTTTACTGACTCCTAGTAGCTTCTGTGGTAGCACAACTGATTCGGGAAGATCTGAACttgaatccaaacatgctattaataGATTAGACATTTTTCCTTACAACTtctgattgtgattgttagatGATGGAAAATATGCACCTAAAAGAGGGAGACACTGTGAATATGAGAAGTGCCAGCCTTGTAAAAGGAAACTTTGTGAAGCTGCAGCCTCACACCAAGGATTTTTTGGATATCTCCAATCCAAAAGCCATGTATGGATTTAGATACCACATCTATTTCaacctttaatttcttaaatcTTGTAACTGTTTCTATGAATACTTTCTTAATTCTTCCTTTTGGTCATTGGTCATTTTGCAGGCTAGAGACTTCATTGAGGAACTACTCATGTTTAACAACTGGTGACACTATAATGATTGCTTACAACAACAAGAAGTATTACATTGATGTGGTTGAAACTAAACCCTCCCCTGCAGTCAGCATAATTGAAACAGACTGTGAAGTTGATTTTGCACAACCTCTTGACTATGAAGAACCAGAGAAACAGTTGCCACCTGCTGAGCTAGAAGGTTGTGATTCTTTTATCTTCTGTTGTCTACTTTAAGCATTTTTTGTGTTTTCTAgtataatagcatgtttggtttaAAGGTTTGCTATAGATTCTAGAATCACTTCTCGTTAGAAGTTACAAGTCTAGAGTCTTAGCTTATGAGTAAATGTGGAATTATCTTATGGAATATGCTTTTAGCATTTTTGCTTTTTCTAGTATATTAGCATGTTTGTCTCAGTGTGAAATGTTCTATAATCACTTTTGGTTAGAAGTTACAAGTCTCAGCTTCTGAGTGATTGTCTTTAATACTGTGCTTATCATGAAACCATACATGCACTAAAGTTCATTGGAAGATTTTGACTATAATTCTATGCATTTCAGATGAAGATGTGCCGGCAGCAAAGAAATCTCGAATCATCCCATTCAGTGGTTCTGCAAGACGTTTGGATGGCAAACCCTCAACACAATCAGTTGAACAAACTCCCTCTTCAACGCTAAAGCAGCAGCAACAGACTGCAAATGCAATCAAGAGTTCCAATAGAGCTTCTGGAAAGCTTGTATTTGGATCAAATGCAAATACACCCAAGACTCAAACACAGCCAAAGGTGAGTTTTGTCTATAATCTCTGTGTTACAATAGAGAATTACCTTAAAACTATGGTTTATTGACATGAATTGCCAAATTTCTCTTAACAGGCTTCTCTGGAAAGCACAAGTCAAGAGTCACCTCAGAAGGTAGAAGAACCAAAATTCCAAGCTTTCTCAGGAAAGAAGTACACATTAAGTTAATCCTTGTTAGGCTGCTTAACACTGGATCGTAGAATTTCACATTTCCGAAATTATTTATATCATAAAAATATCCTAACACAAATCACTTTTCTTTCTACtcatcataattaattttatcaaaatcaattcttacAATGTTAATCCAAACATTTATGACTTAACTgtcattaaaattaaaaatatacctTAATTTTTAAGGGGAAGTCATTTACTTGAATGCTCATCCTTGTGAATGGAGAGAAACGTATCTGGTAGTAGATTTTGTGTATCCATACTAAGTAATATTTTGAGACACTTAACCGCATCGATGAGGAAATTTAACCGCACTTTGAATTATTAACAACTAAAGATGAATACAGATCTTGAATTGCTTTCAAGCTATGGTACATTGTTATTtttgagaaaaacaaaattaaattaagattCTTATCTAAACATATCAAATTTAAATAACAATTACATTAATTAGGTGCCAACACAATACAAAACACCAACAACAATTCTGAAGGGTTAAACCTCTAAGCTATGCTTCCACTGTTGTTTCAACTGCA from Lotus japonicus ecotype B-129 chromosome 2, LjGifu_v1.2 includes:
- the LOC130740573 gene encoding uncharacterized protein LOC130740573 — protein: MPPSALYQLVNLHMEYPMLFELRNPSAEKVTHCGVLEFTADEGMICIPNWMMENMHLKEGDTVNMRSASLVKGNFVKLQPHTKDFLDISNPKAMLETSLRNYSCLTTGDTIMIAYNNKKYYIDVVETKPSPAVSIIETDCEVDFAQPLDYEEPEKQLPPAELEDEDVPAAKKSRIIPFSGSARRLDGKPSTQSVEQTPSSTLKQQQQTANAIKSSNRASGKLVFGSNANTPKTQTQPKASLESTSQESPQKVEEPKFQAFSGKKYTLS